GGCGCGGGCATCCGCTACGGCGGTGACGAGGACGCGGGCCGCGGCAAGACGGTGGCCATCGACTACTCGTCGCCGAACATCGCCAAGCCCATTGGCTTCCACCACATCCGCACGACGTTCCTCGGCCACTGCATCGCCAACATCTACCGGGCGCTGGGCTGGCGGGTGGAAGGCATCAACTACCTGGGCGACTGGGGCAAACAGTTCGGCCTGGTGGCCGTGGGCTTCCAGGAGTACGGCGACCCGGCCCGCATCGACGACATGGGCCACCTGGTGGAGGTGTACGTCAAGGCCAACAAGCGCGCCGAGGCCGAGCCCGAGTTCGACGAGAAGGCCCGCGCCTTCTTCCGCCGCATGGAGGCCGGTGACGCCGAGGCCCTCAAACTCTGGAACCAGTTCCGGGACACCAGCATCAAGGGCTTCAAGAAGATCTACGCGCGGATGGGCATCGAGTTCGAGCACATCGAGGGAGAGAGCCGCTACCAGGGGAAGATGGACGCGGTCATCGACCAGATTGCGAAGAAGCCCGGCGTGAAGGAGTCGCAGGGCGCGCTCATCGTCGACCTGCCCTACGCGGAGAACGAGCCGCCCATCCTGCTGAAGAAGAACGACGGCAGCACGCTGTACGCCACGCGTGACCTGGCCGCCGCCCAAGACCGGTACGAGCGCTTCCAGTTCGACAAGTCGCTCTACGTCGTCGCGCAGGACCAGGCGCTGCACTTCCGGCAGGTGTTCCGCACGCTGAAGGAGATGGACCTGCCCTGGGCGGACCGCGCCGTCCATGTCGCGTTCGGCCGCATCCACGGCATGAGCACGCGCAAGGGCCAGGTGGTTCAGCTCAACGACGTGCTGGACGAGGCGCGCGAGCGCGTCTCCGTCAAGGTGCGGGAGAACGTGGAGGCCGGCCGCATCCAGACGGATGACGCGGACGCCCTCTCCGAGCAGATCGCCCTGGGCGCCATTGCCTTCGGCGACCTCAAGCACAAGCGCGCCAGCGACTACACCTTCGACTGGGACGAGGTGCTCAGCTTCGAGGGCCACACCGGCCCCTATCTCCAGTACGCCCACGCGCGCGCCGTCAACGTGCTGCGCAAGGGCGGTGGCGCGCCGGCCAGCTACGACGCGGCCCTGCTGACGCTCCCCGAGGAGCAGGCCCTGCTGCGCGAAATCATGCGCCTGCCCGAGGTGGTCCGTGACGCGGCGGAGCAGTACGAGCCCAGCCTCGTGGCGAGACTGCTGCTCGACGTGGCCTCGGCGCTCAGCCGCTACTACACGCTGGGCAACCAGGAGCGCGACAAGCGCATCAACGTCGAAGGCAATGACGCGCTGCGTTCCGCGCGACTCGCCCTCATCGACGCCGCCCGGGTTACTCTGGCCGCGGGACTGACGCTGCTGGGCATTCCCACGCCCGACAACATGTAGCCGGGAGCATTCTTGGAGACCGCGCTGTCACCGACTGCGAATCAGGGGACGTCCACACTGAAGGACGAATTCGGCCCCATGGGCCGGGCGCTGGGAACGCGCTACCTGGAGAGCGTGCACTTCCCGCCGGAAGCGGAAACAGAGCTCCGGAATCTGCACGCCAAGGGCTTCGTGGTGCACGTCATGCGCACCACCGCCTGGGTGAACTTCCTCTACCTGACGTGGGCCATGGTGCGCCGGGCGCTGCCGCCCGTGCGCGCCGTGGTGAACCTGCGGCCATGGTTCACCAGACCCTGGCGACAGGCGAAACAGAGCGGTGACTTCACGCAGCGCTTCGAGCACGCCCGGCAGACGGGGGGCAGCGGTCTGGTCTTCCTGCGCCGCACCGCCCTGCTCCGTCCGTCAGGGAAGGAGACGCGCGAGGACCCCTTCCCCGCCCTGGTGGCCATGGCCCGCCAGTCCGACAAGCCCGTGTACCTGGTGCCGGAGTTGTTCGTCTGGGAGAAGCGCCCCGCGCGCCTGAAGCCCAACTGGGTGGACGTGGTGTTCGGCAGCCCCGAGGCACCGGGATTCCTGCACTCGATGCTGGCCTTCTTCCGCAACTACAAGCGCGCGCAGTTCCGCGTGGGCGAGCCCATCGACCTGCAGCGCTTCGTCGCGGAGAACCCTCGCGACTCGGACGAACTGCTCGCCCGCAAGGCGCGTAGCAGTCTCCACGTCCACCTCGCGCGCGAAACGCGGGCCGTGTTCGGTCCGCCGGTGAAGCCCGCCTCGCGCGTCATCGAGGAGACGCTGCGCGACAGGTCCCTGCGCAAGGTGGTGGAGGAGTGCGCGGCGGAATCCGGGCGCAAGCCGGAGAGCGTCCTGCGCGAGGCTCGCCGCAACCTGGAGGCCATCGCCGCCAAGCCCAGCCCCACCGCGCTGGCATTCACCTCCCCCGTGCTGGAGTGGGTGTTCAACCGCATCTACGACGGCATGCACGTGGACGAGGCCGGCCTCCACCGCGCGCTCAAGGCCGCGAGCCACGCGCCCATCGTCCTGTGCCCCAGCCACAAGAGCCATGTCGACTACCTGGTGATGAGCTGGGTGCTGTGGAACCGGGGCTACGCGGTGCCCCTGGTGGCCGCGGGCGCCAACCTCTCCTTCTGGCCCCTGGGCACGTTCTTCCGCCGCTGTGGCGCGTTCTTCCTCCGGCGCTCCTTCAAGGGCGACAAGGTCTACGCCGCGTCCTTCAAGGCCTACGTGCGCAAGCTGGTGCACGACGGCATCCACCAGGAGTTCTTCCCGGAAGGCGGCCGTTCGCGCACGGGCAAGCTGCTGTTGCCCAAGCTGGGCATGTTCACCTGGCAGGTGGAGTCCGTGCTGGAGGGCGCGCGCGATGACCTCATCTTCGTGCCGGTGGCCATCGACTACGAGAAGGTCGTCGAGTCCAGCAGCTACTCGAAGGAGCTGGCTGGCGGAGAGAAGAAGCCCGAGGACCTCAAGGCGCTCTTGAGCACGCCCAAGGTGCTGGCGGCGCGGTACGGCCGCATCCACCTGGGCTTCGATGAGCCCATCTCCCTGCGCGCGTTCATGCAGGCGCGTGGCATCAACCCGGACGAACCGGTGTCGGACGAGCAGAAGAAGGGGCTCGTCCGCGCGCTGGGCAACCGGGTGATGTACGGCATCAGCAAGGTGTCCACGGTGACGCCGCACGCGCTGGTCAGCACCGCCCTGCTCTCGCACCGGCGCCGCGGCCTGACGCAGCGGGAGATGGCGGACCGCATCAACATCCTGCGCCGCATCGCCGTGGAGGAGGGCTCGCCGCAGTCGGTGGAGATGCGCAACGCCCCCAGCAACCCGGAGACGATGGGCCCCATCCAGGACGCCATGCGCACGTTCATCTCCGACGAGATGGTGCGCACCCAGGAAGCGCGCGGCGAGGTCATCTACCAGGTGGAGGAGGCACGCCGCCCGGAGCTGTCCTTCTACAAGAACACGCTGATGAACCTGGTGGCCTCCCGGAGCCTCGTGGCCAACGCCATGCTGGCCAGCGGCAGCCCCGCGCCCTACGACACCGTGAAGGAGCGCGCGCTGTTCCTGTCCCGCCTCTTCAAGGTGGAGTTCATCTACCGGGTGGGCACCACGTTCGACTCCATCTTCGCGGAGACGGTGGAGCGGCTGGAGCGCATGGGCCTGGTGCTCGAGGAGAACGAGACGCTCCGCGTGGCCCCCGAGGCCCACGCGCGTCCGGACCTGGAGTTCCTGGCCGACATGCTGCGCGACTACCTGGAGGCCTACCTGTTGGCGGCCCTGACGCTCCAGGACGTGGCCACCGGCGCCGCGGAGGACCGGAAGTCCTTCGTGAAGATGGCCCTGGAAACGGGCCGCGCGGAGTACCACGCCGGCCGCATCACCGCCTCCGAGTCCCTGGCCAAGGTGACGCTGGAGAACGCGG
Above is a window of Myxococcus virescens DNA encoding:
- the argS gene encoding arginine--tRNA ligase, translating into MSTSVYSRYRAAFAQALATALGVPAADIEAQVKPAEPAHGDLSFATFPLAKAQKKAPPAIAAGLAQSLSVPGLEIKAVGPYVNARFPTLPFTAEVIDAARGAGIRYGGDEDAGRGKTVAIDYSSPNIAKPIGFHHIRTTFLGHCIANIYRALGWRVEGINYLGDWGKQFGLVAVGFQEYGDPARIDDMGHLVEVYVKANKRAEAEPEFDEKARAFFRRMEAGDAEALKLWNQFRDTSIKGFKKIYARMGIEFEHIEGESRYQGKMDAVIDQIAKKPGVKESQGALIVDLPYAENEPPILLKKNDGSTLYATRDLAAAQDRYERFQFDKSLYVVAQDQALHFRQVFRTLKEMDLPWADRAVHVAFGRIHGMSTRKGQVVQLNDVLDEARERVSVKVRENVEAGRIQTDDADALSEQIALGAIAFGDLKHKRASDYTFDWDEVLSFEGHTGPYLQYAHARAVNVLRKGGGAPASYDAALLTLPEEQALLREIMRLPEVVRDAAEQYEPSLVARLLLDVASALSRYYTLGNQERDKRINVEGNDALRSARLALIDAARVTLAAGLTLLGIPTPDNM
- a CDS encoding 1-acyl-sn-glycerol-3-phosphate acyltransferase — its product is METALSPTANQGTSTLKDEFGPMGRALGTRYLESVHFPPEAETELRNLHAKGFVVHVMRTTAWVNFLYLTWAMVRRALPPVRAVVNLRPWFTRPWRQAKQSGDFTQRFEHARQTGGSGLVFLRRTALLRPSGKETREDPFPALVAMARQSDKPVYLVPELFVWEKRPARLKPNWVDVVFGSPEAPGFLHSMLAFFRNYKRAQFRVGEPIDLQRFVAENPRDSDELLARKARSSLHVHLARETRAVFGPPVKPASRVIEETLRDRSLRKVVEECAAESGRKPESVLREARRNLEAIAAKPSPTALAFTSPVLEWVFNRIYDGMHVDEAGLHRALKAASHAPIVLCPSHKSHVDYLVMSWVLWNRGYAVPLVAAGANLSFWPLGTFFRRCGAFFLRRSFKGDKVYAASFKAYVRKLVHDGIHQEFFPEGGRSRTGKLLLPKLGMFTWQVESVLEGARDDLIFVPVAIDYEKVVESSSYSKELAGGEKKPEDLKALLSTPKVLAARYGRIHLGFDEPISLRAFMQARGINPDEPVSDEQKKGLVRALGNRVMYGISKVSTVTPHALVSTALLSHRRRGLTQREMADRINILRRIAVEEGSPQSVEMRNAPSNPETMGPIQDAMRTFISDEMVRTQEARGEVIYQVEEARRPELSFYKNTLMNLVASRSLVANAMLASGSPAPYDTVKERALFLSRLFKVEFIYRVGTTFDSIFAETVERLERMGLVLEENETLRVAPEAHARPDLEFLADMLRDYLEAYLLAALTLQDVATGAAEDRKSFVKMALETGRAEYHAGRITASESLAKVTLENAVAFLLDQKLLIEADKKLTLGPAATEQQARTQLVDDIRGYLKRG